Within the Bradyrhizobium ottawaense genome, the region TTCATTCCCGTTGAAATCCTCGACAAGCCGGATCCGTTGACCCTGGAAGAGATGGAAGTGATGCGCCAGCATCCGCGCCGTGGCTTCGACGCGCTGACGGCGCAGGGCGGCTTCCCGCCGGAAATGCTCGACGTGATCCTGCATCACCACGAACTCCTTGACGGCACCGGCTATCCCGACGGCCTGAGCGGCAAGGAAATCAGCGACATCGTGCGCCTGACGACGATCGTGGACATTTACGCCGCACTGGTCGAGAAGCGCGCCTACCGGCTGCAGTTCACCCACGCCAAGGCGTTCGCGATGATGGAAGAAATGGGCGACAAGCTCGACCAGCATCTGCTGCATGCGTTCCGCCCGGTGGCGTTCGGGCATTATTGAGAAGCGGGCGCTTGTTCGCGCAAGTCCCGATCAGCCGCTCAACGCAAGTATTTTGGCTTTTCACCCGGCTAGCTATCGGGGATCATCGGCGCGCATCGCGCGATGACGGACGATGGCAGGCGGGGAAGACCGATGGATACGACGGCGACCTTGAGCGGCAATGTCGACATTCCCGCTGACATCGCGGCGACCCTGGTCGATCCGGCCGCCTATGCCGATCATCGTATTCACGACAGCTACCGCTGGCTTCGCGCCAACAATCCGCTCGGGATCGCGCGGCCCGAGAAATTCGATCCGTTCTGGGTCGTCACCAAGCATGCGCATATTCAGTCGGTCAGCCGCCAGAACGAGCTGTTCCACAACGCCGATCGTCCGACCACGCTGATGACGCGGGCAGTCGAGGAGCGCGTCCGCAAGATCACCGGCGGGCCGAACCTGGTGCGCTCGCTGGTGCAGATGGACGCGCCCGATCACCCGAAATACCGCGCGCTGACCCAGGGCTGGTTCATGCCCGCCAATCTCGGAAAGTTCGAGGCGAGGGTGCGCGAGATCGCGCGTGCCACGGTGCAGCGAATGCTCGACAAAGGCAACGCTTGCGATTTCGTCGCCGACGTCGCGCTCGGCTACCCCCTGCATGTCATCATGGAGATCCTCGGCGTGCCCGAGAAGGACGAGCCGCGAATGCTCAAGCTGACGCAGGAGCTGTTCGGCCCGCAGGATCCCGATACGGCGCGGATCCGCGAAGCGCTGACGGCGGAGCAGTTCTCGGCGATGATGCAGTCCGTGGTGAACGATTTCGGCGCCTATTTCCGCGGGATTACCGAAGACCGCCGCCGCAACCCGCGCGAGGATCTCGCCACCGTCATCGCCAATGCCAAGATCGGCGGCGACTACATGCCGGATCATGACGCCACCAGCTATTACATGATCGTCGCGACCGCGGGCCACGACACCACGTCGTCCTCGACCGCCGGCGCGCTATGGGCGCTCGCCGAAGACCCCGCGCAGTTCGAGCGGGTCAAGGCCAATCCCGACCTGATCCCGGGGTTGGTCGACGAGGCGATCCGCTGGATGACACCGGTCAAGCACTTCATGCGCTCGGCGACCTCAGGTACCGAACTCGGCGGCCGCAAAATTGCAAAAGGCGACTGGCTGATGCTGTGCTACGCGTCCGGCAATCGCGACGAGGACGTGTTCGAGGAGCCCTACCGGTTCCGCTGCGACCGCAAGCCGAACCGCCACGTCGCGTTCGGATACGGCGCGCATCTCTGCCTCGGGCAATATCTGGCGAAGCTCGAGATGAAGATCCTGTTCGAGGAACTGCTGCCGCGGCTGAAATCGGTCGCGCTCGACGGCGAGGTCAAGATGACGCAGGCGTATTTCGTCAACGGCCCGAAGAAGCTGCCGATCCGGTTCGAGGTGAATTGAGTTTTGCTCCGTCATTGCGAGGAGCGTTAGCGACGATGGATTGCTTCCGCCTTCGCTCGTTGAGCTACGGCGGACAAGTCGTTGGCTCGCAATGATGGAAGGTTGTCTTGCGGGCGCGCTACCCCAGCATCTTCCGCAGTTCCGCCTTCGCCACCTTCTCCAGCGTCGAGCGCGGCATTTCATCGACAAAGCGGATCTCGCGCGGCACCTTGAAGTCTGCCAGCGATTTGCGGCAGGCGGCCATGACGGTGTCATGCAGATCCCCGGGCGCGTCCGCGACACCCGCAGCCGGAATGATGAACACGACCGGCACCTCGTCCAGCATCGGATGCTTCTTCGCC harbors:
- a CDS encoding cytochrome P450, producing the protein MDTTATLSGNVDIPADIAATLVDPAAYADHRIHDSYRWLRANNPLGIARPEKFDPFWVVTKHAHIQSVSRQNELFHNADRPTTLMTRAVEERVRKITGGPNLVRSLVQMDAPDHPKYRALTQGWFMPANLGKFEARVREIARATVQRMLDKGNACDFVADVALGYPLHVIMEILGVPEKDEPRMLKLTQELFGPQDPDTARIREALTAEQFSAMMQSVVNDFGAYFRGITEDRRRNPREDLATVIANAKIGGDYMPDHDATSYYMIVATAGHDTTSSSTAGALWALAEDPAQFERVKANPDLIPGLVDEAIRWMTPVKHFMRSATSGTELGGRKIAKGDWLMLCYASGNRDEDVFEEPYRFRCDRKPNRHVAFGYGAHLCLGQYLAKLEMKILFEELLPRLKSVALDGEVKMTQAYFVNGPKKLPIRFEVN